One genomic window of Inquilinus sp. KBS0705 includes the following:
- a CDS encoding gluconate 2-dehydrogenase subunit 3 family protein — MNRRESLKAIGLGTLSTGLLLGACKTSDKAPATEDAPEAAVGRQPFEVARDKKLMADKFFTDHEMATITVLADIIIPKDGKSGSASDAKVPEFIEFIVKDIPEHQLPMRGGLRWLDMQCLNRYNNAFIKCSSAQQTQLLDLIAYPQKAKLEMAQGVAFFNRMRDLTASGFWSSEMGVKDLGYAGNSPNKWTGVPADVLKQYGMENVKISIATSIV, encoded by the coding sequence ATGAACAGACGCGAATCCCTTAAAGCAATTGGTTTAGGTACCTTATCAACAGGTTTACTGCTTGGCGCTTGTAAAACCAGCGACAAAGCGCCCGCCACCGAAGACGCACCCGAAGCGGCAGTAGGCAGGCAGCCCTTTGAAGTAGCCCGAGACAAAAAGTTAATGGCCGATAAGTTTTTTACCGACCACGAAATGGCCACCATTACAGTGCTGGCTGATATTATTATACCTAAGGATGGTAAGTCGGGCAGTGCATCTGATGCTAAGGTGCCCGAGTTTATTGAGTTTATAGTAAAGGATATCCCCGAGCATCAGCTGCCTATGCGTGGCGGTTTGCGCTGGTTAGATATGCAATGCCTTAACCGCTACAATAATGCCTTTATTAAATGCAGCAGCGCACAGCAAACACAACTGCTGGACCTGATAGCTTACCCGCAAAAGGCCAAATTAGAAATGGCACAAGGTGTGGCTTTTTTTAACCGCATGCGCGATTTAACCGCATCCGGTTTCTGGAGCAGCGAAATGGGGGTTAAAGATCTTGGCTATGCAGGCAACTCGCCAAATAAATGGACAGGAGTACCCGCCGATGTGTTGAAGCAGTACGGCATGGAAAATGTTAAAATAAGCATTGCAACAAGCATCGTTTAA
- a CDS encoding YdcF family protein, whose translation MVFILSKLFTLLLHPLTWVVVLLIFAVKTKNQKRKNRLLLVATITLFVFSNPLLADSFARLWDIGKYKPDNKQYSAVILLGGFVSEDEEGKGYFNWAADRYIQATKLVMNKKAQKILFTGGNADINPDGFTEAAFVKTELKKLNFADSTVIMETRSRNTLENAAYSKPLLQKAGLKPPYLLVTSAFHMRRAALIFKKAGISAISYPSNYMYGKQEVTLMSIVPSAEALLTWNLYLKEIVGYLVAWIK comes from the coding sequence ATGGTTTTTATACTATCTAAGTTGTTTACTCTGCTACTGCACCCTTTAACCTGGGTTGTAGTGTTATTGATATTTGCAGTAAAAACCAAAAATCAAAAAAGAAAAAATCGCTTGCTTCTTGTAGCTACCATAACATTGTTTGTTTTTTCGAACCCTTTACTTGCCGATTCATTTGCTCGCCTATGGGATATTGGCAAGTACAAGCCGGATAATAAACAATACAGCGCGGTAATTTTGTTGGGCGGATTTGTATCGGAAGACGAAGAGGGGAAGGGTTATTTTAATTGGGCTGCCGACCGGTATATACAGGCCACTAAACTTGTCATGAACAAAAAGGCTCAAAAAATATTATTTACTGGGGGCAATGCCGATATTAACCCCGATGGCTTTACCGAGGCGGCCTTTGTGAAAACCGAGCTTAAAAAATTAAACTTTGCCGATAGCACTGTAATCATGGAAACACGATCTCGTAATACCTTGGAGAACGCCGCCTATAGTAAACCGCTATTGCAAAAGGCCGGTTTAAAGCCGCCGTATTTATTGGTAACATCGGCCTTCCATATGCGCAGGGCGGCATTAATATTTAAAAAGGCAGGTATAAGCGCAATATCCTACCCAAGCAATTATATGTATGGCAAACAGGAGGTAACTTTAATGAGTATTGTACCAAGCGCCGAAGCTTTGCTTACCTGGAATTTGTATTTAAAAGAAATTGTTGGCTACTTAGTAGCCTGGATCAAATAA
- a CDS encoding family 43 glycosylhydrolase, whose amino-acid sequence MKKASILIFLPVLIMQMASAQNTTKKTTSGNPIFDGWYADPEATIFGKEYWVYPTYSAKYNQQVHFDAFSSPDLINWTKHANIIDSSNVKWVKRALWAPAIVKKDGKYFIFFGANDIQSDKEYGGIGVAVADKPEGPFKDYLGKPLIDKFYNGAQPIDQFVFKDADGQYYIIYGGWQHCNIAKLKADFTGFIPMADGSTFKEITPEGYVEGPVMFTRKGKYYFMWSEGGWTGPDYRVAYAIGDNINGPFKKIGTVLKQDPAVATGAGHHSVIQVPGKDEWYIIYHRRPLTETDANHRVTCIDKITFDANGLINPVKITLEGVTASKIK is encoded by the coding sequence ATGAAAAAAGCATCTATCTTAATTTTTTTGCCTGTATTAATAATGCAAATGGCATCAGCACAAAACACTACCAAAAAAACAACTTCGGGCAACCCTATTTTTGATGGCTGGTATGCCGACCCGGAGGCTACCATTTTTGGTAAAGAGTATTGGGTTTACCCCACCTATTCGGCCAAGTATAACCAGCAAGTGCATTTCGATGCGTTTTCATCGCCCGATCTGATTAATTGGACCAAGCACGCCAATATCATCGACTCATCAAATGTAAAATGGGTAAAGCGCGCATTATGGGCACCGGCCATCGTTAAAAAGGATGGCAAGTACTTCATATTTTTTGGCGCAAATGATATTCAAAGCGATAAGGAATATGGCGGTATAGGCGTTGCCGTTGCCGATAAACCCGAAGGGCCTTTTAAAGATTATTTAGGTAAACCATTGATTGATAAATTTTACAATGGCGCGCAACCTATAGACCAGTTTGTTTTTAAAGATGCCGACGGCCAGTATTACATTATTTATGGTGGATGGCAGCATTGCAATATTGCTAAACTAAAGGCCGATTTCACCGGCTTTATACCCATGGCCGACGGAAGCACTTTTAAAGAAATTACACCCGAAGGTTATGTAGAGGGCCCTGTAATGTTTACCCGTAAAGGCAAATATTACTTTATGTGGAGCGAAGGCGGCTGGACAGGCCCCGACTATCGCGTGGCTTATGCCATAGGCGATAACATTAACGGGCCATTTAAAAAAATAGGCACCGTTTTAAAACAGGACCCTGCCGTTGCTACGGGCGCCGGGCACCACTCGGTTATACAAGTACCGGGCAAGGACGAGTGGTATATAATTTACCACCGCCGCCCGCTTACCGAAACCGACGCTAACCACCGGGTAACTTGTATTGATAAAATTACCTTTGATGCCAACGGCTTAATTAACCCTGTAAAAATAACCCTCGAAGGGGTAACAGCCAGTAAAATAAAATAG
- a CDS encoding T9SS type B sorting domain-containing protein, which yields MKSLFYILFCFVVFATITPAYAQYGTEDPLKQPPKFNQPDKQYYTVNVPITPLLPSYKPNSPRVPPNVYGQVSTFAGTGAAGQNNGPKAAATFNKPQDVKISPDGKFMYVVEFGNASIRKIDLATGVVSTFVSANLVRPWRMVFDKNGNIFVTDVGDHTVKKITPAGAVSVYAGIPGTAAQTNNTFAGPQGIDIDGAGNMYVTDYGSNFKSLIRQVSQGYVTLYAGGKIPATPIDIDGPGADAAFSTPNGLAISPDGNMYVTDYSYIRGISAGPTVTTVAGQPFFGYWEGTGRSARFSYANGITIDDYGFMYVTDVEMVRRITPDYVVTNLTSENPGNSNGILGQASLRDPGGLCVDNKGNVYIADANNNLIRKISVTGFQIIDYAGLPPGLTFDYTTGKISGTPTTPGLYQVSVIGYNEYGSRGYTVYMQVNDDTRIPQTINFPPLPAKKETDVDFSPNATASPPKSVTNLDITYTSSDENIASIADGKIHILGPGTVTITAHLYGNSFYDDAPDVSQTLTIAEVPVVYQYPTITPKPPTILLPLGNNQTHTATLGELATVSAAPPGFQPVVVKLINNVFACADIGPQKVTVKAGYGPDPADPLNAEFNQPTGITYDNITGDLYISDLGNKAIRKIDGATGRVTTVAGGLAAGNVDGKGKNARFGSALFGITADPRNGNTYVIDKLNFNIRKITPDGVVTTFAFNAIDDLNNTDPFDATAIAVDDNGYVYAADNTRIIKISPDGITATVFAGTRFANDLPGNDGTGLGARFSGISGLAFGPDGNLYVISSDNKDVRSLRKITPAGVVTTLYRTRDFLTRYAGIVVDGHGAVFVSTTTHLIYKFTPNTPNWDRNVFAGSDVGFVNGTGTAAKFNTPQSITIDNNGNIYVADSFNHSIRKVTPAGVVTIIAAEGNTLGPVSGYVDNTSVSNAKSVDVPVVITSPITVAAHDDINISISGDCSLFLADYTTGLTAASQCSANFKFKQSPLPGQLLIAGQPVNVVIAVTDDILPAYDKAEIKFKVTVTKAPDPLVVIAPSVAVPCDGSLITYKATVTNGGTNPKYVWKVNGIVVNGSSATLSSKTLINGDKITCTVTNTDGVTPGCTPISAVSNQATLQTQSSVTNTVSISPSFTGLICPGSSITFTATTNAANSNTHYQWQINGVNSGISSPSYTSNTLVNGDVVTCSVISGGKCVLNPVIQSNALTMVVRSDAECEIIKNNTFTPNGDGINDTWNMPALLNYPTCTVFIYTRNGRLVYQSVGYPKAWDGTYNGAALPAGTYYYVIDIKTGVSPFSGWVSIIR from the coding sequence GTGAAAAGCCTTTTTTATATTTTATTTTGCTTTGTTGTCTTTGCAACAATAACGCCGGCTTATGCGCAGTACGGTACAGAAGATCCATTAAAACAGCCCCCCAAATTTAACCAGCCCGATAAGCAGTATTACACGGTTAATGTGCCTATTACTCCTTTGCTGCCATCATACAAACCTAACAGCCCCCGTGTACCGCCCAATGTATACGGCCAGGTGAGCACTTTCGCGGGTACCGGGGCAGCCGGCCAAAATAACGGACCAAAAGCTGCCGCAACTTTTAATAAGCCCCAGGATGTAAAAATTAGCCCCGACGGTAAGTTTATGTATGTTGTTGAGTTTGGCAATGCCTCCATCCGTAAGATAGACTTAGCAACCGGCGTTGTTAGCACCTTTGTATCGGCCAATTTGGTAAGACCCTGGCGAATGGTGTTTGATAAAAACGGAAATATATTTGTAACCGATGTGGGCGACCACACGGTAAAAAAGATAACGCCTGCCGGCGCGGTAAGTGTATATGCGGGGATACCCGGTACTGCCGCCCAAACCAATAATACCTTTGCCGGGCCGCAGGGTATAGATATTGATGGCGCTGGCAACATGTATGTAACAGATTATGGGTCAAATTTTAAAAGCCTGATAAGGCAAGTTAGCCAGGGATATGTTACGCTTTATGCGGGGGGTAAAATACCGGCAACCCCAATAGATATAGACGGCCCCGGTGCCGATGCTGCTTTTTCTACACCTAATGGTTTAGCCATATCGCCGGATGGCAACATGTACGTTACCGATTATAGTTATATAAGAGGAATAAGCGCCGGGCCAACCGTTACTACTGTTGCAGGTCAGCCTTTTTTTGGTTACTGGGAAGGCACAGGCCGGTCAGCGAGGTTTAGCTATGCCAACGGAATAACAATCGACGACTACGGATTTATGTATGTAACCGATGTAGAGATGGTTAGACGGATAACACCGGATTATGTAGTGACGAACCTTACCAGCGAAAACCCCGGTAACAGCAACGGTATATTAGGGCAAGCCTCGTTGAGAGACCCCGGCGGCTTATGTGTAGACAATAAGGGTAATGTTTATATAGCGGATGCTAATAATAACCTGATCAGAAAAATTTCGGTGACCGGCTTTCAAATAATAGATTATGCCGGATTACCGCCAGGCCTTACATTTGACTATACTACAGGTAAAATAAGCGGCACCCCTACAACGCCGGGCCTTTACCAGGTTTCGGTAATTGGCTATAACGAATATGGCAGCAGGGGCTATACTGTTTACATGCAGGTAAATGATGATACGCGCATTCCGCAAACCATCAATTTTCCACCCTTGCCTGCAAAAAAGGAAACCGATGTCGATTTTAGCCCCAACGCAACTGCTTCACCGCCAAAATCTGTTACTAATTTAGATATTACTTATACCAGCAGCGACGAAAACATAGCCAGCATAGCCGATGGTAAAATACATATACTGGGGCCTGGAACGGTAACCATTACCGCTCACTTGTATGGTAATTCATTTTATGACGATGCTCCTGATGTTTCACAAACATTAACCATTGCAGAGGTCCCTGTGGTGTATCAGTACCCCACCATTACACCAAAGCCGCCAACCATATTACTGCCTTTAGGCAACAACCAAACCCATACGGCTACCTTAGGCGAACTTGCAACCGTATCTGCTGCACCCCCAGGCTTTCAACCGGTAGTGGTTAAACTAATTAATAATGTATTTGCCTGTGCTGATATAGGGCCGCAAAAGGTTACTGTAAAGGCAGGCTATGGCCCCGACCCTGCCGACCCACTGAATGCTGAATTTAACCAGCCTACCGGTATCACCTACGATAATATAACAGGCGATTTATATATATCTGACCTTGGCAATAAGGCTATCCGTAAAATTGATGGAGCTACTGGCCGGGTAACCACAGTTGCAGGTGGGCTGGCTGCGGGTAACGTTGATGGCAAAGGTAAAAATGCCAGGTTTGGTTCGGCCTTGTTCGGCATTACAGCCGACCCGAGAAATGGCAATACCTATGTAATTGATAAACTAAATTTTAATATCCGCAAAATTACACCCGATGGCGTTGTTACTACCTTTGCCTTTAATGCAATAGACGACCTTAACAATACCGATCCGTTTGATGCCACAGCTATAGCTGTTGATGATAATGGATATGTTTACGCTGCAGATAATACCCGCATTATAAAAATAAGCCCCGACGGCATTACTGCAACAGTATTTGCGGGTACCCGTTTCGCCAATGATTTACCCGGTAATGATGGTACAGGGTTAGGGGCCAGGTTTAGTGGTATAAGCGGCCTTGCTTTCGGCCCAGATGGTAATTTATATGTGATCAGTTCGGACAATAAGGATGTGAGGAGTTTACGCAAGATCACGCCTGCAGGAGTAGTAACTACACTATACCGTACACGCGATTTTTTAACTCGTTATGCCGGGATAGTTGTTGACGGCCATGGCGCTGTTTTTGTATCAACCACCACACATCTTATTTATAAGTTTACGCCAAATACACCTAATTGGGACCGTAATGTATTTGCAGGAAGTGATGTAGGCTTTGTAAACGGAACAGGCACCGCTGCTAAATTTAATACCCCTCAAAGTATCACTATTGATAACAATGGCAATATATACGTGGCCGACTCCTTTAACCACAGCATTAGAAAAGTTACCCCCGCAGGGGTAGTAACTATTATTGCAGCCGAAGGAAATACCCTTGGCCCGGTATCGGGCTATGTGGATAATACGAGTGTAAGTAATGCTAAAAGTGTTGATGTACCTGTTGTAATAACAAGCCCTATAACAGTTGCTGCCCATGATGATATTAACATCAGCATATCCGGTGATTGTTCTCTGTTTTTGGCCGACTATACCACTGGGCTTACTGCCGCGAGCCAATGTTCTGCTAATTTTAAGTTTAAACAATCACCTTTACCAGGCCAGTTATTAATTGCCGGACAGCCGGTTAATGTAGTGATAGCGGTAACTGATGATATTTTGCCGGCGTATGATAAAGCTGAAATTAAATTTAAAGTTACAGTAACAAAAGCTCCCGACCCTCTGGTAGTAATAGCACCATCAGTAGCAGTGCCCTGCGATGGTTCGCTTATCACTTACAAAGCCACAGTTACCAACGGCGGTACCAATCCTAAATATGTTTGGAAGGTTAACGGGATAGTGGTTAATGGCAGCAGTGCTACGCTTAGCAGCAAAACCCTAATAAATGGTGATAAAATTACGTGTACAGTAACTAATACCGATGGCGTTACACCTGGCTGTACACCTATATCTGCAGTATCTAACCAGGCAACGTTGCAAACGCAATCGTCGGTTACTAATACCGTCAGCATAAGCCCATCGTTCACCGGGCTTATTTGCCCCGGTAGTTCTATAACGTTTACAGCAACTACCAATGCTGCTAACAGTAATACCCATTACCAATGGCAAATAAACGGCGTAAATTCGGGCATTAGTTCGCCAAGTTATACCAGCAATACACTTGTTAACGGCGATGTGGTTACCTGTTCGGTAATAAGTGGTGGTAAATGCGTTTTAAACCCGGTTATACAATCAAATGCCCTTACCATGGTGGTGCGCAGCGATGCCGAATGCGAGATCATTAAAAACAACACCTTTACCCCTAATGGCGATGGCATAAACGATACCTGGAACATGCCTGCCTTGTTAAACTACCCCACTTGTACCGTATTTATTTATACCCGTAATGGGCGCCTGGTTTACCAGTCTGTTGGTTACCCTAAAGCATGGGATGGCACTTATAACGGTGCCGCTTTACCTGCAGGCACCTATTACTATGTTATCGATATTAAAACAGGCGTAAGCCCATTTTCGGGCTGGGTAAGTATTATCAGATAA
- a CDS encoding Gfo/Idh/MocA family oxidoreductase: protein MSTDRRKFLKHLGTSVLLTSASLSSLAAKEEHEQRILRAEKRISPNDKIRIATIGMGIMGFNDTNAALTVPGVELVGACDLYKGRLDRAKEVYGSSLFTTGDHREILERKDIDAVIIATSDNWHSQIAIDAMNKGKAVYSEKPMVHKISQGLAEIKAQQDTKMVFQVGSQRVSSIAFKKAKEMYEAGAIGKINSIEASFNRQSALGAWQYTIPTDASPQTVDWARFQSNAKVKYDYDSNRFFRWRNYREYGTGVAGDLFVHLLTGIHFITGSKGPERIYSIGDLAYWKDGRNVPDVMSAVIHYGETPEHPAFQVTLRVNFISGEGEHSTTKIYGSEGVLDMGDGESFTLRKNKMSVAPGIGGWDSFNTYTVAQQKALMDDYNKRYSEADKRNTASADVTYRAPEGYNASNDHFANFMDSIRTGKPVVEDAVFGFRAAAPCLACNDSYFENKVIHWDPVNMKIV from the coding sequence ATGTCAACTGATCGCAGAAAATTTTTGAAGCACCTGGGTACATCTGTTTTACTTACCTCGGCATCGCTTAGCAGCTTAGCAGCAAAAGAAGAGCACGAACAACGAATACTACGCGCCGAAAAACGTATCAGCCCTAATGATAAGATACGCATTGCCACCATTGGCATGGGTATAATGGGGTTTAATGATACTAACGCGGCCTTAACTGTACCGGGTGTAGAACTTGTTGGTGCTTGCGATTTGTACAAAGGCCGGTTAGACAGGGCCAAAGAAGTTTATGGAAGTAGCTTATTCACAACCGGAGACCACCGCGAGATACTGGAGCGTAAAGATATTGACGCGGTAATTATAGCAACCAGCGATAACTGGCACAGCCAAATTGCTATTGACGCCATGAACAAAGGCAAAGCTGTTTACAGCGAAAAGCCAATGGTACACAAGATAAGCCAGGGCCTTGCCGAAATAAAGGCCCAACAGGATACTAAAATGGTTTTCCAGGTGGGTAGCCAAAGGGTGAGCAGCATCGCCTTTAAAAAAGCAAAAGAAATGTACGAAGCCGGAGCAATAGGGAAGATAAATTCCATTGAGGCATCGTTTAACCGCCAAAGCGCACTTGGTGCATGGCAATATACCATTCCAACAGATGCATCGCCGCAAACGGTAGACTGGGCCAGGTTTCAATCGAATGCAAAAGTGAAATACGATTATGATAGCAACCGCTTTTTTAGATGGAGAAATTACCGTGAATATGGTACGGGCGTAGCAGGCGACCTATTTGTGCATTTGCTTACAGGCATACATTTTATCACAGGGTCAAAAGGCCCCGAGCGTATTTATTCAATAGGCGACCTTGCTTACTGGAAAGATGGCCGAAACGTGCCCGATGTGATGAGCGCGGTAATCCATTATGGCGAAACTCCCGAGCATCCGGCTTTCCAGGTTACCTTAAGGGTTAACTTTATAAGCGGCGAAGGCGAGCATAGCACTACAAAGATATACGGATCGGAAGGGGTGCTGGATATGGGCGACGGAGAAAGCTTTACTTTACGCAAAAACAAAATGTCGGTTGCGCCGGGCATAGGCGGATGGGATTCGTTCAACACCTATACTGTAGCGCAGCAAAAAGCGCTGATGGATGATTATAATAAGCGCTACAGCGAGGCAGATAAACGAAATACGGCATCGGCCGATGTAACTTACCGCGCCCCGGAAGGTTATAATGCCTCTAACGATCACTTTGCCAACTTTATGGATTCGATACGTACCGGGAAACCGGTTGTAGAGGATGCCGTTTTTGGCTTTAGGGCAGCAGCGCCATGCCTGGCTTGTAACGACAGCTATTTTGAAAACAAAGTGATACACTGGGATCCGGTTAACATGAAAATAGTATAA
- a CDS encoding family 20 glycosylhydrolase gives MKKLSLMVWSCLIGSLAFGQQANTSIAIIPEPVKITTHTGEYVLPKIVVVQSSSEQEMTPVLDLLKNKLSGAAGKMVRVKTVAPMAAIKLVLNKNNDAVIGKEGYYLSVKPKGITIKANTAGGLYYGVQTLMQLLPKEIEGLEVAKNVKWAAPAVDITDYPRFEWRGLMFDVSRHFFTKAEVMHFIDDMVRYKFNLLHLHLTDDEGWRVEIKSLPRLTTVGAYNVKKEGEFGSFTPPAEDAPRNYGGFYTQDDIRELVKYAKDRFVDIMPEIDVPGHSLAAVVAYPQLSATPGADKYVVRSGERIMDWSKPGHPALVDNTLNPAGDYTYEFLDKVLTEVAQLFPFAYVHMGGDECAKNFWEQSAEVKALMAKENLKTMEEVQSYFEKRLEKIVESKGKKFMGWDEILEGGIGPNAALMSWRGTQGGIEATKQGHEVVMSPTTFVYLDYMQSDRVMEPHVYATLRLNKTYEFEPVPDGADAKWIKGGQANLWTEQVYNFRQVEYMIWPRAFAVSESVWSPKEKKNFATFFPKVEKHFARLDQAEIKYAPSVYDPIFKATRNADKTLNIELTTEVPGLDIYYSFDNSYPDRFYPKYTGPLSAPVDATQLRVITYKGKTPIGRMVTMPIDELNKRAGK, from the coding sequence ATGAAAAAATTATCCTTAATGGTATGGTCATGCCTCATTGGCTCGTTGGCCTTTGGTCAACAGGCAAATACAAGCATTGCCATTATTCCCGAACCCGTAAAAATTACTACACATACCGGCGAATATGTATTGCCAAAAATTGTAGTTGTACAATCAAGTTCGGAGCAAGAAATGACCCCTGTTTTAGACTTGTTAAAAAACAAACTTTCGGGCGCGGCAGGTAAAATGGTACGTGTGAAAACAGTGGCACCAATGGCTGCCATTAAGCTTGTTTTAAACAAAAACAACGATGCAGTTATTGGAAAAGAGGGTTATTACCTTTCTGTTAAACCAAAAGGTATCACCATAAAGGCTAATACTGCCGGTGGTTTATATTACGGGGTACAAACCTTAATGCAATTGCTGCCTAAAGAAATTGAAGGACTTGAAGTAGCTAAAAATGTGAAATGGGCGGCACCGGCTGTAGACATTACCGACTACCCACGCTTTGAGTGGAGGGGCTTAATGTTTGATGTATCTCGCCACTTTTTTACTAAAGCCGAGGTAATGCACTTTATTGATGATATGGTGCGTTATAAATTTAACTTATTACACCTGCACTTAACTGATGATGAGGGCTGGAGGGTAGAAATAAAAAGCCTGCCAAGGTTAACAACCGTTGGTGCTTACAATGTTAAAAAAGAAGGTGAGTTTGGCTCGTTTACCCCACCTGCGGAAGATGCGCCACGTAACTATGGTGGATTTTACACCCAGGATGATATACGCGAACTGGTAAAATATGCCAAAGACCGCTTTGTTGATATTATGCCTGAGATTGATGTACCGGGTCACAGCCTTGCAGCCGTGGTGGCTTATCCGCAATTGTCGGCTACGCCGGGTGCCGACAAATATGTAGTACGTTCGGGTGAACGGATAATGGATTGGTCGAAACCAGGGCACCCTGCTTTGGTAGATAATACATTGAACCCTGCTGGTGATTACACCTACGAGTTTTTAGATAAGGTGCTAACCGAGGTTGCACAATTATTTCCGTTTGCTTATGTGCATATGGGCGGCGATGAGTGTGCCAAAAACTTTTGGGAGCAGAGCGCCGAAGTTAAGGCCCTGATGGCTAAAGAAAACCTTAAAACCATGGAAGAGGTGCAAAGCTATTTTGAAAAACGATTAGAAAAAATTGTTGAGTCGAAAGGCAAAAAATTCATGGGATGGGATGAGATATTAGAGGGTGGTATAGGACCAAACGCTGCTTTAATGAGCTGGAGAGGCACACAAGGCGGTATAGAAGCAACCAAACAAGGGCACGAAGTAGTGATGAGCCCAACTACCTTTGTTTACCTTGATTACATGCAAAGCGACAGGGTGATGGAGCCGCACGTATACGCCACACTGCGCCTAAACAAAACCTACGAATTTGAGCCGGTGCCTGATGGTGCCGACGCCAAATGGATAAAAGGCGGACAAGCTAACTTATGGACAGAGCAGGTTTACAATTTCCGACAGGTGGAGTATATGATCTGGCCACGTGCTTTTGCCGTGTCTGAGTCTGTATGGTCGCCTAAGGAGAAAAAGAACTTTGCAACTTTCTTCCCTAAAGTAGAGAAGCATTTTGCAAGGCTCGACCAGGCCGAAATCAAATACGCGCCAAGCGTATACGACCCTATATTTAAAGCAACCCGCAATGCTGATAAAACATTAAATATCGAACTGACCACCGAGGTGCCCGGCCTTGATATTTACTACAGCTTTGACAACTCGTACCCGGACAGGTTTTATCCTAAATACACCGGCCCGCTTAGCGCGCCGGTTGATGCTACCCAACTTAGGGTGATTACCTACAAGGGCAAAACACCAATTGGCCGCATGGTTACCATGCCGATAGACGAGCTTAATAAAAGAGCCGGCAAATAG
- a CDS encoding DoxX family protein, whose product MKIAFIIVRTLMGLLLLFASVTFLFHLFPIPPMEGAVKTYNEGLAVVNLMTIIKVIELLCGLAFVTGRFVKLAAVVLFPIALNILLFHAVVAPSGVGAGLFLVLGDLFIAYYYRATYAPLFASK is encoded by the coding sequence ATGAAAATTGCATTTATCATTGTTCGTACCCTAATGGGTTTGCTGTTGCTGTTTGCATCGGTTACGTTTTTATTTCACTTGTTTCCCATTCCACCAATGGAGGGAGCGGTTAAAACCTATAACGAGGGCTTGGCCGTTGTAAATTTAATGACCATTATTAAGGTGATTGAATTGCTTTGCGGGCTTGCATTTGTAACCGGGAGGTTTGTGAAACTGGCAGCCGTAGTTTTGTTTCCAATAGCGCTTAACATTTTATTGTTCCATGCTGTTGTTGCCCCAAGTGGAGTAGGTGCCGGCTTATTTTTGGTACTAGGCGATCTGTTTATAGCCTATTACTATCGCGCAACATACGCGCCGTTATTTGCTTCAAAATAA
- a CDS encoding SRPBCC family protein has product MNIFIIILIVIAAIIALVLLLALIAKKDYTVARQIVINKPAAAVFEYVKYLKNQDNYSKWVMLDPTMQKTYSGTDGSVGFAYAWDSKDKKAGKGEQVIQAITEGERIDIKIVFIRPFEGIADSYIETQPQGDTTNVKWGFKSRMAYPMNAILLFIDMDKMLGADLDTSLNNLKGTLEKQ; this is encoded by the coding sequence ATGAACATTTTTATTATAATACTCATTGTTATAGCAGCTATTATCGCATTGGTTTTACTACTGGCGCTGATAGCCAAAAAAGACTATACTGTGGCGCGCCAAATTGTAATTAACAAACCGGCTGCAGCGGTATTTGAATACGTTAAATACCTTAAAAACCAGGATAACTATAGCAAATGGGTTATGCTAGATCCCACTATGCAAAAAACCTATAGTGGCACCGATGGCTCAGTGGGGTTTGCCTATGCTTGGGACAGCAAGGATAAAAAAGCCGGCAAAGGCGAGCAGGTGATACAAGCAATAACCGAAGGCGAGCGCATAGATATTAAGATCGTTTTTATACGCCCCTTTGAGGGCATTGCTGATAGTTATATAGAAACACAGCCCCAGGGCGATACCACTAATGTGAAATGGGGTTTTAAAAGCCGGATGGCTTATCCGATGAATGCTATACTTTTATTTATTGATATGGATAAGATGCTCGGAGCGGATTTAGATACAAGCCTGAACAATTTAAAAGGAACCTTAGAAAAGCAGTAA